One Micromonospora craniellae genomic region harbors:
- a CDS encoding sodium-translocating pyrophosphatase, with protein MSDTLAAEGGGISLTGANVTYVVIAAVIALVALAFAAALTKTVLAAGKGTTNMQEISGAVQEGASAYLIRQFRTLAIFVVIAVVLLFLLPVHDTDGNETAVKIGRSLFFVVGALFSAFIGGAGMWLATRANLRVAAAAREREGGREAAMKIAFRTGGVVGFLTVGLGLFGAALVVLIFRGDAPTVLEGFGFGAALLAMFMRVGGGIFTKAADVGADLVGKVEQGIPEDDPRNAATIADNVGDNVGDCAGMAADLFESYAVTLVAALILGRAAFGTDGLVLPLIISTIGVLVAIIGVFITRLRASDRNGLTAINRAFYLSAVISAVLVAVAAFAYLQPSWAAQLGDNWRDTLGVDGGDPPFGPRGVVIGAVVIGIVLAAAIQALTGYFTETNRRPVQDIGKSSQTGAATVILAGISVGLESAVYSALLIAAGVFGAFLLGGGSITLSLFAVALAGTGLLTTVGVIVAMDTFGPISDNAQGVAEMSGDIDEHGARTLTELDAVGNTTKAITKGIAIATAVLAATALFGSYTDTLRIAYADAGVTDVGDEILNALNVANPQNLVGLIIGAAVVFLFSGLAINAVSRSAGAVVMEVRRQFRELPGIMDRTQRPEYGKVVDICTRDAQRELLTPGLLAILAPIAVGFGLGPGALASYLAGAIGAGTLMAVFLANSGGAWDNSKKMVEDGAYGGKGSDAHAATVIGDTVGDPFKDTAGPAINPLLKVMNLVSLLIAPAVVAWSIGDDRNVGLRVGIAVVATLIIVGAVVFSKRKSVAMDEGHDSDGSGTADPRPEAIKA; from the coding sequence ATGTCCGACACCTTGGCCGCCGAGGGCGGCGGGATCTCCCTAACCGGAGCCAATGTCACGTATGTCGTCATCGCCGCGGTGATCGCGTTGGTCGCGCTCGCCTTCGCCGCCGCGTTGACGAAGACCGTGCTGGCCGCCGGCAAGGGCACCACCAACATGCAGGAGATCTCCGGGGCCGTGCAAGAGGGCGCCTCGGCCTACCTGATCCGGCAGTTCCGGACTCTGGCGATCTTCGTGGTGATCGCCGTGGTCCTGCTGTTCCTGCTGCCGGTGCACGACACCGACGGCAACGAGACCGCGGTGAAGATCGGGCGCTCGCTCTTCTTCGTGGTCGGCGCGCTGTTCAGCGCCTTCATCGGTGGCGCCGGCATGTGGCTGGCCACCCGCGCCAACCTGCGCGTGGCCGCCGCCGCCCGGGAACGCGAAGGCGGCCGGGAAGCGGCCATGAAGATCGCCTTCCGGACCGGTGGCGTGGTCGGCTTCCTCACCGTCGGCCTCGGCCTCTTCGGTGCCGCGCTGGTCGTGCTGATCTTCCGGGGTGACGCGCCGACGGTGCTGGAGGGCTTCGGCTTCGGTGCCGCCCTGCTGGCCATGTTCATGCGGGTCGGCGGTGGCATCTTCACCAAGGCGGCCGACGTCGGCGCCGACCTGGTCGGCAAGGTCGAGCAGGGCATCCCCGAGGACGACCCGCGCAACGCCGCCACCATCGCCGACAACGTGGGCGACAACGTCGGCGACTGCGCCGGCATGGCCGCCGACCTGTTCGAGTCGTACGCGGTCACCCTGGTCGCCGCGCTGATCCTGGGCCGCGCCGCGTTCGGCACCGACGGCCTGGTGCTCCCGCTGATCATCTCCACGATCGGCGTGCTCGTTGCCATCATCGGCGTCTTCATCACCCGGCTGCGCGCCTCGGATCGCAACGGTCTGACCGCGATCAACCGGGCCTTCTACCTCTCCGCGGTGATCTCGGCGGTGCTGGTCGCGGTGGCCGCCTTCGCCTACCTGCAGCCGTCCTGGGCGGCGCAGCTCGGTGACAACTGGCGCGACACCCTCGGTGTGGACGGCGGCGACCCGCCGTTCGGCCCGCGCGGCGTGGTCATCGGCGCCGTCGTCATCGGTATCGTGCTCGCTGCCGCCATCCAGGCGCTGACCGGCTACTTCACCGAGACCAACCGCCGTCCGGTGCAGGACATCGGCAAGAGCTCGCAGACCGGCGCGGCCACCGTCATCCTGGCCGGCATCAGCGTCGGCCTGGAGTCGGCGGTCTACTCGGCGCTGCTCATCGCCGCCGGCGTCTTCGGTGCCTTCCTGCTGGGCGGCGGCTCGATCACCCTGTCGCTGTTCGCCGTGGCGCTGGCCGGTACCGGTCTGCTGACCACCGTCGGCGTGATCGTCGCGATGGACACCTTCGGCCCGATCTCCGACAACGCCCAGGGCGTGGCCGAGATGTCCGGCGACATCGACGAGCACGGCGCCCGGACGCTCACCGAGCTGGACGCTGTCGGCAACACCACCAAGGCGATCACCAAGGGCATCGCGATCGCCACCGCCGTGCTGGCCGCCACCGCGCTGTTCGGCTCCTACACCGACACGCTGCGCATCGCGTACGCCGACGCCGGGGTGACCGACGTCGGTGACGAGATCCTCAACGCGCTGAACGTGGCCAACCCGCAGAACCTGGTCGGGCTGATCATCGGTGCGGCCGTGGTGTTCCTCTTCTCCGGCCTGGCCATCAACGCGGTCTCCCGCTCGGCGGGTGCCGTGGTGATGGAGGTCCGCCGGCAGTTCCGCGAGCTGCCCGGGATCATGGACCGCACCCAGCGGCCGGAGTACGGCAAGGTGGTCGACATCTGCACCCGGGACGCGCAGCGCGAGTTGCTGACGCCGGGTCTGCTGGCGATCCTGGCACCGATCGCGGTCGGCTTCGGCCTCGGTCCCGGCGCGCTGGCGTCGTACCTGGCCGGTGCGATCGGGGCGGGCACGCTGATGGCGGTCTTCCTGGCCAACTCCGGCGGCGCCTGGGACAACAGCAAGAAGATGGTCGAGGACGGCGCGTACGGTGGCAAGGGCTCCGACGCACACGCCGCGACCGTCATCGGCGACACCGTCGGCGACCCGTTCAAGGACACCGCCGGCCCGGCCATCAACCCGCTGCTCAAGGTGATGAACCTGGTCTCGCTGCTGATCGCGCCGGCCGTGGTGGCGTGGAGCATCGGCGACGACCGCAACGTCGGCCTGCGGGTCGGTATCGCGGTGGTGGCGACCTTGATCATCGTTGGGGCGGTGGTGTTCAGCAAGCGCAAGAGCGTGGCGATGGACGAGGGTCACGACAGCGACGGCTCCGGCACGGCGGACCCGCGTCCGGAGGCGATCAAGGCCTGA
- the tnpC gene encoding IS66 family transposase — translation MSSVPQVPLSYEDLVAMLVELRERVDRLEAENAELKRRLGMNSSNSSKPPSSDGPGRPARQPGKGSGRRRGKQPGAPGWTLELVADPDEVIEHRPQRCGHPGCGAPLGDGREYGRQRRQVIELPERRSVVVEHQLVAVECGGCGQVSEPVAPGGVSGRVQYGVGVKAAVVYARAVQFLPFARAAALLGDLLGVRVSTGFVHQVVGEAARRLGPFVSRTAALLHVQQVLHADETPARVDGGFKYVHVACTPELTLFHVGGRSKADIDAGKVLPGFTGTLVRDGYAAYRHLADADHAWCGAHLIRDLRGVHESDPAGQQWAEVMAQTLLMAKKMTEQAVTAGRDALSADEISHIRACYAGALAYGRQQNPPDRDGKPSRAGTLVERFTAHRDMILRFTVDLAVPFTNNQAERDLRPVKLQQKISATWRTLQGLADFATLRSYLSTATKHGKDALDVLEQLFTTGPWLPEPAISS, via the coding sequence GTGTCGTCCGTCCCGCAGGTCCCGCTCTCGTACGAGGATCTGGTCGCGATGCTGGTTGAGCTGCGGGAACGGGTTGATCGGTTGGAAGCCGAGAACGCTGAACTGAAACGCCGGTTGGGGATGAACTCCTCGAACTCGTCGAAGCCTCCCTCGTCGGACGGTCCGGGCCGTCCGGCCCGGCAGCCGGGTAAAGGCAGTGGGCGGCGGCGGGGCAAGCAGCCGGGAGCGCCGGGATGGACCCTCGAACTGGTCGCGGATCCGGATGAGGTCATCGAGCACCGGCCACAGCGGTGTGGCCATCCGGGTTGTGGGGCTCCGCTGGGTGATGGGCGTGAGTACGGGCGGCAGCGCCGGCAGGTGATCGAGCTGCCCGAGCGGCGGTCGGTGGTCGTTGAGCACCAACTGGTCGCGGTTGAGTGCGGCGGGTGCGGGCAGGTCAGCGAGCCGGTGGCACCCGGCGGGGTGTCCGGGCGGGTGCAGTACGGCGTCGGTGTCAAGGCCGCCGTCGTCTACGCGCGGGCCGTCCAGTTCCTGCCCTTCGCCCGGGCCGCCGCGCTGTTGGGTGATCTGCTCGGGGTGCGGGTGTCGACCGGGTTCGTGCACCAGGTGGTCGGTGAGGCGGCCCGCAGGCTCGGGCCGTTCGTGTCCCGCACGGCCGCGTTGCTGCACGTCCAGCAGGTGCTGCACGCCGATGAGACCCCGGCAAGGGTCGACGGCGGCTTCAAGTACGTGCACGTGGCCTGCACCCCTGAGCTGACCTTGTTCCACGTCGGCGGCCGCAGCAAGGCCGACATCGACGCCGGGAAGGTCCTGCCCGGGTTCACCGGCACCCTCGTGCGTGACGGCTACGCCGCCTACCGCCACCTGGCCGACGCCGATCACGCCTGGTGCGGAGCACATCTGATCCGCGATCTGCGCGGCGTGCACGAGTCCGACCCGGCCGGCCAGCAGTGGGCCGAGGTGATGGCGCAAACCCTGCTGATGGCCAAGAAGATGACCGAGCAGGCCGTCACCGCGGGCCGGGACGCACTGTCAGCCGACGAGATCAGTCACATCCGTGCCTGTTACGCCGGGGCCCTCGCTTACGGCCGCCAGCAGAACCCGCCCGATCGTGACGGCAAGCCGTCACGAGCCGGCACGCTGGTCGAACGCTTCACCGCCCACCGCGACATGATCCTACGGTTCACCGTCGATCTGGCCGTGCCCTTCACCAACAACCAGGCCGAACGCGATCTCCGCCCGGTCAAACTCCAACAGAAGATCTCCGCGACCTGGCGCACCCTGCAAGGCCTGGCCGACTTCGCCACCCTACGGTCCTACCTGTCCACCGCCACCAAACACGGCAAAGACGCCCTCGACGTGCTCGAACAACTCTTCACCACCGGACCATGGCTACCGGAACCGGCAATATCAAGCTGA
- a CDS encoding ATP-binding protein — protein sequence MMATVRLSFSPAPVHVRTARLVGVAVARRAGVREELLDEVRLAIGEACTRAVALHRQYGVPDSVLVEMSDSGSYAVRVVDRAPIEASIGLAALDADQLANESLNEDDLTTGVGFALLAGFVEDLQVRPVDEGVGTEVRMVWPVGR from the coding sequence GTGATGGCGACGGTCCGGCTCTCCTTCTCCCCGGCGCCGGTGCACGTGCGCACCGCCCGCCTGGTCGGCGTCGCGGTGGCCCGCCGGGCCGGGGTCCGCGAGGAGCTGCTCGACGAGGTACGCCTGGCCATCGGTGAGGCGTGCACCCGTGCGGTCGCCCTGCACCGCCAGTACGGTGTGCCCGATTCGGTGCTGGTCGAGATGTCCGACTCCGGGTCGTACGCGGTCCGGGTGGTGGACCGGGCGCCGATCGAGGCGAGCATCGGTCTCGCCGCGCTGGACGCCGACCAGTTGGCCAACGAGTCCCTCAACGAGGACGACCTCACCACCGGCGTCGGGTTCGCCCTGCTCGCGGGCTTCGTTGAGGACCTTCAGGTGCGGCCGGTCGACGAGGGCGTCGGCACCGAGGTGCGGATGGTCTGGCCGGTCGGTCGCTGA
- a CDS encoding STAS domain-containing protein, producing MELSLATRTVEEHTVLEVGGEVDVYTAPRLRERLLELIDAGARHVVVDLGRVDFLDSTGLGVLVGALKRLRTADGTFSLVCDKEPLLKIFRITALDQVFPLHPTVEAATGTGA from the coding sequence ATGGAGCTGTCGCTGGCGACCCGCACGGTGGAGGAGCACACGGTGCTCGAGGTCGGTGGTGAGGTGGACGTCTACACCGCTCCCCGGCTGCGTGAGCGTCTTCTGGAGTTGATCGACGCCGGGGCCCGGCACGTGGTGGTCGACCTCGGCCGGGTGGACTTCCTCGACTCCACCGGGCTGGGTGTGCTGGTCGGCGCGCTCAAGCGACTGCGGACCGCCGACGGCACCTTCTCGCTGGTCTGCGACAAGGAGCCACTGCTCAAGATCTTCCGGATCACCGCGCTGGACCAGGTCTTCCCGCTCCATCCCACGGTCGAAGCGGCGACCGGTACCGGCGCGTGA
- a CDS encoding DEAD/DEAH box helicase: MTSAAPVSAGSGPERTPGPPPGELLRRLRQRHATDPITHVERVPPRSGIAVPWPAWAPEELRAAYARRGVTAPWRHQAEAADLAYDRRHVVVATGTASGKSMAYQMPALATLLADPRATVLYLAPTKALAADQLRAVATLEIEGVRASCYDGDTPRAEREWIRRHSRFVLTNPDMLHHGILPGHAQWSGFLRRLAYVVVDECHVYRGVFGSHVAHVLRRLRRQCARYRPATGDPGPTFVLASATSGDPAAAAGRLTGLPVAAVTEDTSPRAGVTFALWEPPLLPPDPSAIPSPRPAPVDSTPGGASSGGPAHQATDLTQVRRSALRETADLLADTVAAGVRTLAFVRSRRGAEVVATSTRRNLDEAVPGLGDRVAAYRAGYLREERRELERALLHGDLLGLASTNALELGVDLIGLDAVLICGYPGTRASLWQQAGRAGRSGQEALAVLIARDDPLDTYLVHHPEAVFGAPVEATVLDPANAYVLGPQLACAAAEAPLTDADLALFGDGAKETVATLVEAGALRQRPTGWYWRHRERPEVDLRGDGGAPVCVVESATGRLLGTVDGGSAHFLLHSGAVYLHQGVSYVVDTLDLDDGCALVHPEEPDWSTHARDVTSLSVVSVRSYVDAGPVGLFLGEVDVTSQVVSYQRRRIATGEVIDTRPLDLPARELRTVAVWFTLSPESLAAAGVDPADVPGGLHAAEHAAIGLLPLVATCDRWDIGGLSTAVHPDTQAPTVFVYDGHPGGAGFAERAYGMASSWLRATRDAIVECGCEYGCPSCVQSPKCGNGNNPLSKPDAIRVLDVVLANLPE, encoded by the coding sequence GTGACCTCGGCAGCGCCCGTATCCGCCGGCAGCGGCCCGGAACGAACGCCGGGACCGCCGCCGGGCGAGCTGCTGCGCCGACTGCGCCAGCGGCACGCCACCGACCCGATCACCCACGTCGAGCGGGTACCGCCGCGCTCCGGGATCGCGGTGCCGTGGCCGGCCTGGGCACCCGAGGAACTGCGTGCCGCGTACGCCCGGCGTGGGGTGACGGCGCCCTGGCGACACCAGGCCGAGGCGGCCGACCTCGCGTACGACCGGCGGCACGTCGTGGTGGCCACCGGCACCGCGTCCGGCAAGTCGATGGCGTACCAGATGCCCGCGCTGGCCACCCTGCTCGCCGACCCGCGCGCCACGGTTCTCTACCTGGCCCCCACCAAGGCGCTCGCCGCCGACCAGCTACGCGCCGTCGCCACGTTGGAGATCGAGGGCGTACGAGCGTCCTGCTACGACGGTGACACCCCGCGCGCGGAACGGGAGTGGATCCGTCGGCACTCCCGGTTCGTGCTGACCAACCCGGACATGCTGCACCACGGCATCCTGCCCGGCCACGCCCAGTGGTCGGGGTTCCTGCGCCGGTTGGCGTACGTGGTGGTCGACGAGTGCCACGTCTACCGGGGCGTGTTCGGCTCGCACGTCGCCCACGTACTACGCCGGCTGCGGCGGCAGTGCGCCCGCTACCGCCCCGCCACGGGCGACCCCGGCCCGACGTTCGTGCTCGCCTCGGCCACCTCCGGCGACCCCGCCGCCGCAGCCGGGCGGCTGACCGGCCTGCCCGTGGCGGCGGTCACCGAGGACACCTCGCCGAGGGCCGGGGTGACCTTCGCGCTCTGGGAGCCGCCGCTGCTCCCGCCCGACCCGTCCGCGATCCCCTCCCCCCGCCCGGCACCCGTCGACTCCACTCCCGGTGGCGCGTCTTCCGGCGGGCCGGCCCATCAGGCGACCGATCTCACCCAGGTCCGGCGGTCGGCGTTGCGGGAGACCGCCGACCTGCTCGCCGACACCGTCGCCGCCGGCGTACGCACCCTGGCCTTCGTCCGGTCCCGCCGCGGTGCCGAGGTGGTCGCCACCAGCACCCGGCGCAACCTCGACGAGGCGGTCCCCGGGCTGGGCGACCGGGTCGCCGCGTACCGGGCCGGCTACCTGCGCGAGGAACGCCGGGAGCTGGAACGCGCGCTGCTGCACGGTGACCTGCTCGGGCTCGCCTCGACCAACGCCCTGGAGCTGGGCGTCGACCTGATCGGTCTGGACGCGGTGCTGATCTGCGGATACCCGGGCACCCGGGCGTCACTGTGGCAGCAGGCCGGGCGGGCCGGGCGATCCGGCCAGGAGGCGCTCGCCGTGCTGATCGCCCGGGACGACCCGCTCGACACCTACCTGGTGCACCATCCAGAGGCGGTGTTCGGGGCACCGGTGGAGGCCACCGTGCTCGACCCGGCGAACGCGTACGTGCTCGGGCCGCAGTTGGCCTGCGCGGCGGCCGAAGCCCCGCTGACCGATGCCGATCTGGCACTGTTCGGTGACGGCGCGAAGGAGACGGTCGCGACGCTGGTCGAGGCGGGTGCGCTGCGGCAGCGGCCGACCGGCTGGTACTGGCGGCACCGGGAGCGGCCCGAGGTCGACCTGCGCGGCGACGGCGGCGCACCGGTCTGCGTGGTGGAGTCGGCGACCGGCCGGCTGCTCGGCACGGTCGACGGCGGTTCGGCGCACTTCCTGCTGCACTCCGGCGCGGTCTACCTGCACCAGGGCGTGTCGTACGTGGTCGACACGCTCGACCTCGACGACGGGTGCGCGCTGGTGCACCCCGAGGAGCCGGACTGGTCCACCCACGCGCGGGACGTCACCTCGCTGTCGGTGGTGTCGGTGCGCTCGTACGTCGACGCCGGACCGGTCGGACTGTTCCTCGGCGAAGTGGACGTCACCAGCCAGGTGGTGTCGTACCAGCGGCGGCGGATCGCCACCGGTGAGGTGATCGACACCCGCCCGCTGGACCTGCCGGCGCGGGAGCTGCGTACCGTCGCGGTCTGGTTCACCCTCTCCCCCGAGTCGCTGGCGGCGGCCGGAGTGGACCCGGCCGACGTGCCGGGCGGGCTGCATGCCGCCGAACACGCCGCGATCGGGCTGCTACCGCTGGTGGCCACCTGTGACCGGTGGGACATCGGCGGGTTGTCCACGGCGGTGCACCCGGACACCCAGGCCCCGACGGTCTTCGTCTACGACGGTCACCCCGGCGGCGCGGGCTTCGCCGAGCGGGCGTACGGCATGGCCTCGTCCTGGCTGCGCGCCACCCGGGACGCGATCGTCGAATGCGGCTGCGAGTACGGCTGCCCCTCCTGCGTCCAGTCGCCGAAGTGCGGCAACGGCAACAACCCGTTGTCCAAGCCGGACGCGATCAGGGTGTTGGACGTGGTGCTGGCGAACCTGCCGGAATGA
- a CDS encoding LURP-one-related/scramblase family protein — MQLDSLQAQRQFHIRQRLRFMVNQYEVHSVAPDGSEGGLLAFAQQKRLAFKEQVTIYADDSKQQPLLGFKARQRIDLGATYDVTDHAGAPIGLFRKDFAQSLLRSTWHVEQAGLPNVVGQERSMPVAVLRRFAESLSWLPYHFDFVADGQPIFSVVKKWGLRDRYVVEIHNPQIDRRLVIAMAIALDALQGR, encoded by the coding sequence ATGCAGCTCGATAGCTTGCAGGCGCAGCGCCAGTTCCACATCCGCCAGCGGTTACGTTTCATGGTCAACCAGTACGAGGTGCACAGCGTCGCGCCGGACGGCTCCGAGGGCGGCCTGCTCGCCTTCGCGCAGCAGAAACGGCTGGCCTTCAAGGAACAGGTGACCATCTACGCCGACGACTCCAAGCAGCAGCCGCTGCTCGGGTTCAAGGCCCGCCAGCGCATCGACCTCGGCGCCACGTACGACGTCACCGACCACGCCGGCGCCCCGATCGGCCTGTTCCGCAAGGACTTCGCGCAGTCGCTGCTCCGCTCGACCTGGCACGTCGAGCAGGCCGGCCTGCCGAACGTCGTCGGCCAGGAGCGCAGCATGCCGGTGGCGGTGCTGCGCCGCTTCGCCGAGTCGCTGTCCTGGCTGCCGTACCACTTCGACTTCGTCGCCGACGGCCAGCCGATCTTCTCTGTGGTGAAGAAGTGGGGCCTGCGTGACCGCTACGTCGTGGAGATCCACAACCCGCAGATCGACCGCCGCCTGGTGATCGCCATGGCGATCGCACTCGACGCGCTCCAGGGCCGCTGA
- a CDS encoding Rv3654c family TadE-like protein: MTVARRRNRLTGGASRCRRRAGGRDRGGATICLLAVGLIFVLSGIFGAGVGSARVARQQARVAADFGALAGAGRALHDESQTCARAAELVAANGARLVRCQVDGIDVVVTAEVAVRPVPGISRVATATSRAGPMRG; encoded by the coding sequence ATGACCGTCGCCCGACGCCGGAACCGCCTCACCGGTGGGGCGTCTCGGTGCCGACGGCGAGCCGGCGGGCGTGACCGAGGCGGGGCGACGATCTGCCTGCTGGCGGTCGGGCTGATCTTCGTGCTCAGTGGGATCTTCGGCGCGGGGGTCGGGAGCGCGCGGGTGGCGCGTCAGCAGGCGCGGGTCGCGGCCGACTTCGGTGCGCTCGCCGGAGCGGGCCGGGCGCTGCACGACGAGTCGCAGACGTGTGCCCGAGCCGCCGAACTCGTCGCCGCCAACGGCGCCAGGCTGGTCCGGTGTCAGGTCGACGGGATCGACGTGGTGGTCACCGCCGAGGTGGCGGTGCGTCCGGTGCCCGGGATCTCGCGCGTCGCCACGGCCACCTCCCGGGCAGGCCCGATGCGCGGATGA
- a CDS encoding DUF4244 domain-containing protein, producing the protein MNTAEYAVGTLAAVAFGGVLLKVLTSDSVQSALTAVIDRALK; encoded by the coding sequence ATGAACACCGCCGAGTACGCCGTCGGGACGCTCGCTGCGGTGGCCTTCGGAGGTGTCCTGCTGAAGGTGCTGACCTCCGACAGCGTGCAGTCCGCGCTGACCGCCGTCATCGACCGGGCCCTCAAGTGA
- a CDS encoding type II secretion system F family protein — MPAPSAAGAGAGRRVDRVRLVAGLAGVAVAVLVGGWPGLVAALPTALLLDRLLRRIEPPADRNRRLRAVADLPLAADLLAAALRAGAPVERSVLAVADALGGPLADQLGRVGRTLQLGGGPQEAWAHLATVPGAQRIGAAAIRSASSGAALAGALTRLADDLRADRAIAIESAARRAGVLIVLPLGLCFLPAFILAGLVPVIVAVLGDVL, encoded by the coding sequence ATGCCCGCGCCATCGGCTGCCGGCGCGGGCGCGGGCCGTCGGGTGGACCGGGTGCGACTCGTCGCCGGACTGGCGGGCGTGGCGGTGGCCGTACTGGTCGGCGGATGGCCCGGGCTGGTGGCGGCGCTGCCCACGGCGCTCCTGCTCGACCGGCTGCTCCGGCGGATCGAGCCACCGGCGGACCGGAACCGGCGACTGCGGGCCGTCGCCGATCTCCCGCTCGCCGCCGACCTGCTCGCCGCCGCGCTCCGGGCGGGCGCTCCGGTGGAACGCTCGGTGCTCGCGGTGGCGGACGCGCTGGGCGGTCCGCTCGCCGACCAACTCGGCCGGGTCGGACGCACGCTGCAACTCGGCGGTGGGCCGCAGGAAGCCTGGGCACACCTGGCGACGGTGCCGGGCGCCCAGCGGATCGGCGCTGCCGCGATCCGCTCGGCCAGTAGCGGAGCGGCACTGGCCGGCGCCCTCACCCGGCTCGCCGACGACCTGCGCGCCGACCGGGCCATCGCGATCGAGTCGGCGGCCCGCCGTGCGGGTGTGCTGATCGTGCTGCCCCTCGGCCTCTGCTTCCTGCCCGCCTTCATTCTCGCCGGTCTCGTGCCGGTGATCGTCGCCGTGCTCGGCGACGTGCTGTGA
- a CDS encoding TadA family conjugal transfer-associated ATPase yields MSGESLAARVRQRIAAATTPVTPAAIVSAVRAEPDAAVLGDTALLRMADQVRDDLVGTGPLAPLLADPEVTDVLVNGVRVWVDRGQGLHQVPVPVGTVDDVRRLAQRLAAGAGRRLDDGSPCADARLSDGTRMHAVLPPVATDGPYLSLRTFRQRPFTLDELVEQGAVARPVAPMLAAVVAARLAYLVIGGTGSGKTTLLNTLLGLVPGTERIVLVEDAAELRPVHPHVVGLQARTANVEGSGAVGLSELVRQALRMRPDRLVVGECRGGEVVDLLAALNTGHDGGAGTLHANTPSDVPARLEALGLLGGLPRPALHAQVAAALQVVFQIRRTPQGRLLESVCLLLPEGPERLVTAVPAWIRGRGLGFAARALGTMIKNRDVAVPPILSEPWPGSAGPA; encoded by the coding sequence GTGAGCGGGGAGAGCCTCGCCGCCCGGGTGCGGCAGCGGATCGCCGCCGCCACCACGCCGGTCACCCCGGCCGCGATCGTCTCCGCAGTGCGCGCCGAGCCCGATGCCGCCGTGCTCGGGGACACCGCCCTGCTGCGGATGGCCGACCAGGTACGCGACGACCTGGTAGGCACCGGTCCGCTCGCCCCGTTGTTGGCTGATCCGGAGGTGACGGATGTGCTGGTGAACGGTGTACGGGTGTGGGTCGACCGAGGTCAGGGCCTGCACCAGGTCCCGGTGCCGGTCGGCACCGTGGACGACGTGCGCCGCCTCGCGCAGCGGCTCGCCGCCGGTGCCGGTCGTCGGCTCGACGACGGCTCACCGTGTGCCGACGCCCGACTTTCCGACGGCACCCGGATGCACGCCGTGCTGCCGCCGGTGGCGACGGACGGGCCGTACCTGTCGTTGCGTACCTTCCGGCAGCGGCCGTTCACCCTGGACGAGTTGGTCGAGCAGGGTGCGGTTGCCCGGCCGGTCGCGCCGATGCTCGCCGCCGTGGTGGCGGCCCGCCTCGCGTACCTGGTGATCGGTGGCACCGGCTCCGGCAAGACGACCTTGTTGAACACCCTGCTCGGGCTGGTGCCGGGCACCGAGCGGATCGTGCTGGTCGAGGACGCCGCCGAGCTTCGGCCCGTGCACCCGCACGTGGTCGGGTTGCAGGCCCGTACGGCCAATGTGGAGGGCTCCGGTGCGGTCGGCCTGAGCGAGTTGGTCCGGCAGGCGCTCCGGATGCGGCCCGATCGACTGGTCGTGGGGGAGTGCCGGGGTGGTGAGGTCGTCGATCTGCTGGCCGCACTCAACACGGGTCACGACGGTGGTGCGGGCACTTTGCACGCCAACACCCCGTCGGACGTGCCGGCCCGGCTGGAGGCGCTCGGGTTGCTCGGCGGGCTACCGCGTCCGGCGTTGCATGCCCAGGTGGCGGCGGCGCTGCAGGTGGTGTTCCAGATCCGTCGTACGCCGCAGGGGCGGCTGTTGGAGTCGGTCTGCCTACTCCTGCCGGAGGGGCCGGAACGGCTGGTCACCGCAGTGCCCGCCTGGATCCGGGGGCGCGGGCTCGGGTTCGCGGCCCGAGCCCTCGGCACCATGATCAAGAATCGGGACGTCGCGGTGCCGCCGATCCTGTCCGAGCCGTGGCCCGGATCGGCAGGTCCGGCATGA